Genomic DNA from Brenneria izadpanahii:
AAAATGCTGGATAAACATGGAGATAAGGTTTTCCGTGTTTTCTGCCCTTGGGAACGTTATCAAATTCAAGCCGCGCTCGCTCAGGAGGCGGCTTTATTTCACTTATCTTTCCCGCAGCGCTTCCGCTCTGGCGCGTAGGATCGGTTTTAGCAGGTAGCTGAGAATAGTTTTCTTTCCTGTCATAATATCGACCGTCGCCACCATGCCCGGAATAATCAACAGGGGTTTCTCTGCGGTTCCCAGATAGTTTTTATCCGTACGCAGCCGGATAATATAGAAACTATTGCCTTCTTTATCCGTTACCGTATCAGGACTAATCTGCTCCAGATGTCCTTTTAGTCCGCCATAGATGGTGTAGTCGTAAGCGGTGAGCTTAATAATGGCTTCCTGGCCGGGATGCAGAAAAGCGATGTCCTGCGGACGGATTCTGGCCTCGACCAGCAGGTTATCATCCAGCGGGACGATCTCCACCAAATCGCTGCCTGGCTGAATAACGCCGCCAATCGTGTTCACCAGAATTTGTTGCACGATACCGCGTACCGGTGAAACCACCAGCGTACGATTGACCCGATCCTCCAATGCCTTGCCGGTGGCGGCAAGCTTGTTCAGGTTGGTCTGGGCCTCGTTCAACTGCGATAATGCCTCGCTTTTATAACGCCCGCTGGTTTCCTGGATCTTGTTCTCGATCTCTTTAATGGCCGATTCAGCGCGGGGGATCGACAGCGTGACGGATTCAAGCTGGCCTTTGGTTTCCACTTCTGCGCGCCGTAAACGCAGCACCTCCACTTTGGAAATCGCGCCTTCGGCGATAAGCGGTTCAGACATCCTTATTTCCTGTTGCAGCAGATTTAGACTGTTGCGGAACTGGATTTGTTTGGCGGAGAAATCCCGTAGTTCCTGCCGGCGTTGTATCAATTGTTCTTCCAGCCCGGATATCTCGTTATGAAATTGCTGGCGCCGACTGTTATATAGCTCTCGTTCACCCTTAGCCACTTCCGGCGATCGGGCGGCGATGTCTGCGGATAACGTTAAATCCTGATCGTTAATTTCGGCATTCAGGCGTTCAATCCGCAGGGTCAGAGCAAGACGGTCGGCTTCAGTCTCCCCTACGTTGGACGCAAAGCGGGTGTCGTCAAGCCGTAGCAGAGGATCGCCCGCCTGAACGACCTGGCCTTCACGTACAAACAGTTCGGTAACGATACCGCCTTCAAGGTTTTGGACCTTTTGTAGCCGGGAGGAGGGTATCGCTTTGCCGTTACCGCGGGTGACTTCGTCAATGTTTGCAAATCCTGCCCATAGAATAAAAAACAGGAAAAAAGCTCCGATGCTCCACAGCGTAATGCGAATGACTCTGGGGGAGTCCTCTACTATGGCGCGGCTGACTTCGGGCATGGTATGAAAGTTATCTTCATCACGTCCGACAAAATAACGCCTAATGCGTTTAGCATACTCAACGAGACGCATTGATCTGTCCCTTTTTTAAGGCATCCATCACGATGGCTTTCGGGCCATCGGCAATAATTCGCCCTTTATCAACAATAATTAACCGATCGACTAACGCCAGCATTGACGCCCGGTGCGTCACCAGTAACAGCGTTTTGTTGGCGATCGCGGGGAAAAGCGCCTTTTTCAGCCGATCTTCACTGGAGTTATCC
This window encodes:
- a CDS encoding HlyD family type I secretion periplasmic adaptor subunit gives rise to the protein MRLVEYAKRIRRYFVGRDEDNFHTMPEVSRAIVEDSPRVIRITLWSIGAFFLFFILWAGFANIDEVTRGNGKAIPSSRLQKVQNLEGGIVTELFVREGQVVQAGDPLLRLDDTRFASNVGETEADRLALTLRIERLNAEINDQDLTLSADIAARSPEVAKGERELYNSRRQQFHNEISGLEEQLIQRRQELRDFSAKQIQFRNSLNLLQQEIRMSEPLIAEGAISKVEVLRLRRAEVETKGQLESVTLSIPRAESAIKEIENKIQETSGRYKSEALSQLNEAQTNLNKLAATGKALEDRVNRTLVVSPVRGIVQQILVNTIGGVIQPGSDLVEIVPLDDNLLVEARIRPQDIAFLHPGQEAIIKLTAYDYTIYGGLKGHLEQISPDTVTDKEGNSFYIIRLRTDKNYLGTAEKPLLIIPGMVATVDIMTGKKTILSYLLKPILRARAEALRER